The following proteins are encoded in a genomic region of Hymenobacter siberiensis:
- a CDS encoding aspartate kinase: protein MLTVEKIGGTSMTAFADVLDNIIFHGREGAKLYNRIFVVSAYANVTNWLLENKKTGAPGVYHHITQGQEFSRPLQDVAAQLKELNQQYEPLGLDLAVADAFIQQRIDQAQTYLESLVNVLASGYVNSVNILQAAREILASIGEAHSAFNSVNILQNRGVHATLVDLSGFDDAQPLTIDERIRQAFTDIDFPRTISIATGYTKGTEGIMREFDRGYSEVTFSKIAVAVRPQEAIIHKEYHLSSADPNLVGVDQCHPIGFTNYDVADQLADVGMEAIHPKASKPLEINAIDLRIKNTFEPEHPGTLITRDYISPTKRIEVITGTEKVVIIDIHDPLMVGAAGFDLHLMQVFFNLGVSYIFKATSANSISLLIWEKDLKPQLVAALEAKYENVTVQPAALVCLIGSNIDEPGLLARAAGALADAGINIRSAGFALRKVNIQFIVGREDYKTAIIALNRALG, encoded by the coding sequence GTGCTCACAGTAGAAAAAATCGGCGGCACCTCGATGACCGCCTTCGCCGACGTCCTCGACAACATCATCTTCCACGGCCGCGAGGGCGCGAAGCTGTACAACCGCATTTTCGTGGTGTCAGCCTACGCCAACGTCACCAACTGGCTGCTCGAAAACAAGAAAACCGGCGCTCCCGGCGTGTATCACCACATCACCCAGGGCCAGGAGTTTAGCCGGCCGCTGCAGGACGTGGCTGCCCAGCTCAAAGAGCTGAACCAGCAGTACGAGCCGCTGGGTCTCGATTTGGCTGTGGCCGATGCCTTCATCCAGCAGCGCATCGACCAGGCCCAGACCTATCTCGAAAGCCTGGTGAACGTGCTGGCCTCCGGCTACGTCAACAGCGTGAATATCCTGCAGGCCGCGCGTGAAATCCTAGCCTCGATAGGGGAGGCCCACTCGGCTTTCAACTCCGTGAATATCCTGCAAAACCGGGGCGTGCACGCCACCCTGGTCGACCTCAGCGGCTTCGACGACGCCCAGCCGCTGACCATTGACGAGCGCATCCGGCAGGCGTTTACGGACATTGATTTTCCGCGCACCATCAGCATTGCCACCGGCTACACCAAGGGTACCGAGGGCATTATGCGCGAGTTTGACCGGGGTTATTCGGAAGTCACCTTCAGCAAGATTGCCGTGGCCGTGCGGCCCCAGGAGGCCATTATTCACAAGGAATACCACCTGAGCTCCGCCGACCCTAACCTGGTGGGCGTGGACCAGTGCCACCCCATCGGCTTTACCAACTACGACGTGGCCGACCAGCTCGCCGACGTGGGCATGGAGGCTATTCACCCCAAAGCCTCGAAGCCGCTGGAGATAAACGCCATCGACCTGCGCATCAAAAATACCTTCGAGCCCGAGCATCCCGGCACCCTCATCACCCGCGACTACATCTCGCCCACCAAGCGCATCGAAGTCATCACGGGCACCGAGAAAGTCGTCATAATCGACATTCACGACCCGCTGATGGTGGGCGCGGCCGGCTTCGACCTGCACCTGATGCAGGTGTTTTTCAACCTCGGGGTGAGCTACATCTTCAAGGCCACCAGTGCCAATAGCATTTCGCTGCTCATCTGGGAAAAGGACCTCAAGCCGCAGCTCGTGGCCGCCCTGGAAGCCAAGTACGAGAACGTGACCGTCCAGCCGGCCGCCCTGGTCTGCCTCATCGGCTCCAATATTGATGAGCCCGGCCTGCTGGCCCGCGCCGCCGGGGCCCTGGCCGATGCGGGCATCAACATCCGTAGCGCCGGCTTTGCGCTGCGCAAGGTCAATATCCAGTTCATCGTGGGCCGCGAGGATTACAAAACGGCCATCATCGCCCTGAATCGGGCGCTGGGGTAG
- a CDS encoding ABC transporter ATP-binding protein has product MARSGLNTSGNDATADLPKPKVNKESLKRSLRIFRYVLPYKGLFSVGLMMLLLSSSTFMAFPFLAGKLIDAANHKPVILPNGIELGIDRIAMLLFAIIVFQGFFSFGRIWFFTQVSEFTVRDIRKALYAKFVQLPIPFFEQNRVGAITSRITSDVGQIQDTFSLTLAELFRQIFTLVIGITAIMVVSVKLSLFMLLTFPPIILAAGLFGRKIRTLARNTQQELATTNTIVEETLQAINSVKAFTNEQFEAQRYGSALDRVVAAALRSNLFRGGFVSFVIIGLTGGIILILWRAATLVYNPGPDHLEVSQLLTFLLYTAFIGASIAGLGEMYGKVQSTLGASERILEILDETPEPTHIEPARGLVPARIQGDIRYEHVAFRYPTRPDIAVLKDINFHIAAGEKIALVGPSGAGKSTIAGLLMQFYPLSGGRIIVDGHDVQDYDLTSLRRHIGIVPQETLLFGGTIRENIAYGKPGASDAEIIESAQRANAWQFIQAFPEALDTMVGDRGIKLSGGQRQRVAIARAILKNPAILILDEATSSLDSESEKLVQGALDELMEHRTSLIIAHRLSTIRKVDKILVIDGGRIVEAGTHEELSEREGGLYANLLRLQFELT; this is encoded by the coding sequence ATGGCCCGTAGTGGACTCAACACCAGCGGCAACGACGCAACCGCCGACTTGCCCAAACCGAAAGTAAACAAGGAATCACTCAAGCGCAGCCTGCGGATTTTCCGCTACGTGCTGCCTTATAAGGGCCTGTTCTCCGTGGGCCTGATGATGTTGCTGCTCAGCAGCAGCACCTTCATGGCGTTTCCGTTTCTGGCCGGCAAGCTCATCGACGCAGCCAACCACAAGCCCGTTATCCTGCCCAATGGCATCGAGCTGGGCATCGACCGGATTGCCATGCTGCTGTTTGCGATTATCGTATTTCAGGGCTTTTTCTCATTTGGGCGCATCTGGTTCTTCACGCAGGTGAGCGAGTTCACGGTGCGCGACATCCGCAAAGCGCTCTACGCCAAATTCGTGCAGCTGCCCATCCCCTTCTTCGAGCAGAACCGCGTGGGCGCCATCACCTCGCGCATTACTTCCGATGTAGGCCAGATTCAGGACACGTTTTCGCTGACGCTCGCCGAGCTGTTCCGCCAGATTTTTACGCTCGTTATTGGTATCACGGCCATCATGGTGGTGTCGGTGAAGCTCTCGCTGTTCATGTTGCTCACGTTTCCGCCCATCATCCTGGCGGCGGGGCTGTTTGGGCGCAAAATCCGCACGCTGGCCCGCAATACGCAGCAGGAGCTGGCCACCACCAACACCATTGTGGAGGAAACCCTGCAGGCCATCAACTCGGTGAAAGCCTTTACCAACGAGCAGTTTGAGGCCCAGCGCTACGGCTCGGCGCTCGACCGCGTGGTGGCGGCGGCGCTGCGCAGCAATCTGTTCCGGGGTGGCTTCGTGTCGTTCGTCATCATTGGCCTCACCGGCGGCATCATCCTCATTCTGTGGCGCGCTGCCACGCTGGTGTACAACCCCGGCCCTGACCATCTTGAAGTAAGCCAGCTACTTACGTTTCTGCTTTACACAGCCTTCATCGGCGCGTCCATCGCCGGTCTGGGCGAGATGTACGGCAAGGTGCAGAGTACGCTGGGCGCATCGGAGCGCATCCTCGAAATTCTGGATGAAACGCCCGAGCCCACCCACATTGAGCCGGCCCGGGGGCTGGTGCCGGCCCGCATTCAGGGCGATATTCGCTACGAGCACGTAGCTTTCCGCTACCCCACCCGGCCCGATATCGCGGTGCTCAAGGACATCAACTTCCACATCGCGGCGGGCGAGAAAATTGCCCTCGTAGGCCCCAGCGGCGCGGGCAAAAGCACCATTGCGGGCCTGCTGATGCAGTTTTACCCGCTCAGCGGCGGCCGCATCATCGTGGACGGCCACGACGTGCAGGACTACGACCTCACCAGCCTGCGCCGCCACATCGGCATTGTGCCGCAGGAAACACTGCTCTTCGGTGGCACCATCCGCGAGAACATCGCCTACGGCAAGCCCGGCGCGAGTGATGCCGAAATCATTGAATCGGCCCAGCGGGCCAACGCCTGGCAGTTCATCCAAGCCTTCCCCGAGGCGCTCGATACGATGGTGGGCGACCGCGGCATCAAGCTTTCGGGCGGGCAGCGCCAGCGCGTGGCCATTGCCCGCGCCATCCTGAAAAACCCTGCCATCCTCATCCTGGACGAAGCCACCTCCTCCCTCGACAGCGAAAGCGAAAAGCTGGTGCAGGGCGCCCTCGATGAGCTAATGGAGCACCGCACCAGCCTCATCATCGCCCACCGCCTCTCCACCATCCGGAAGGTTGATAAAATCCTGGTGATTGACGGTGGCCGAATCGTAGAGGCCGGCACCCACGAGGAGTTGAGCGAGCGCGAAGGCGGGCTGTATGCGAACCTGCTGCGCCTGCAGTTTGAGCTGACGTAG
- a CDS encoding DUF433 domain-containing protein → MDLHAIITIDPEILGGQPVFAGTRVPIETLFDHLEAGVSLDEFLDDFPSVSKAQAIALLETATKLLTSANVAQLYAAAA, encoded by the coding sequence ATGGACCTTCACGCCATCATCACCATTGACCCCGAAATCCTCGGCGGTCAGCCCGTTTTTGCCGGTACCCGCGTGCCCATCGAAACGCTGTTTGACCATTTGGAGGCGGGCGTTTCGCTGGACGAGTTTCTGGATGACTTTCCGAGTGTTTCCAAAGCGCAGGCCATTGCGCTGCTCGAAACCGCAACCAAATTGCTTACCTCCGCCAATGTAGCCCAACTATATGCGGCTGCTGCTTGA
- a CDS encoding sodium:solute symporter — protein MSPTLVLSLVAGYFLVLIVIAMLTSRGATSESFFVANRNAPWYMVAFAMIGTSLSGVTFISVPGNVYGKSWSYLAVALGFVAGYVVIGTVLLPLYYRLRLVSIYSYLEQRFGYWSYKTGALYFLISRSLGSALRLYLVAGVLQLAVFDAMGVPFAVTVVVSILFIYLYTFKGGLKTILWTDTFQTLAMLSCVALSIYFMSDALNYSFKQLVTSVRESSMSQVYFADFRDDKFFWKQFASGMFITIVMTGLDQDLMQKNLSCRNLGEAQKNLFWFTPVIVGVNILFLTLGVLMYQYAAARGLKLAELPQLLNLRGTLDTDKVFPFLATTQFSLTAGIIFILGIIAVTYASADSALTALTTSFCVDFLNIQQYPEARQTRLRQLTHLGWSVVLIVIILIFRVLNEQSLIDAVYKAAGFTYGPLLGLFAFGILTGRQLRDRLVLPTCTAAVLLTLLIVSHSVEWLNGYKFGFEILLLNGALVYIGLLLISRPGDTVPQAANLTA, from the coding sequence ATGTCGCCAACTTTAGTTCTGAGCCTGGTTGCGGGCTACTTCCTCGTCCTCATCGTCATTGCCATGCTCACGTCGCGGGGTGCCACCAGCGAAAGCTTTTTCGTGGCCAACCGCAACGCGCCGTGGTACATGGTGGCATTTGCCATGATTGGCACCTCGCTGTCGGGCGTCACCTTCATCTCAGTGCCGGGCAACGTGTATGGCAAAAGCTGGAGCTACCTAGCTGTTGCCCTGGGCTTTGTGGCGGGCTATGTCGTTATCGGCACGGTGCTGCTGCCGCTCTACTACCGGCTGCGGCTGGTGAGCATCTATTCGTATCTGGAGCAGCGCTTTGGCTACTGGAGCTATAAGACGGGGGCGCTGTACTTTTTGATTTCGCGCTCACTAGGCTCGGCCCTGCGGCTGTACCTGGTGGCGGGCGTGCTGCAATTAGCGGTATTTGATGCGATGGGCGTGCCTTTTGCCGTGACCGTGGTGGTCAGCATCCTGTTCATCTACCTCTACACCTTCAAGGGCGGGCTGAAAACCATTCTCTGGACCGATACCTTCCAGACCCTGGCCATGCTGAGCTGCGTGGCCCTGAGCATCTACTTCATGTCGGATGCGCTGAATTATTCCTTCAAGCAATTGGTCACGTCGGTGCGCGAAAGCTCCATGTCGCAGGTCTATTTCGCTGATTTTCGGGACGATAAATTCTTCTGGAAGCAGTTCGCCTCGGGCATGTTCATCACTATTGTGATGACCGGCCTCGACCAAGACCTAATGCAGAAAAACCTGAGCTGCCGCAACCTCGGCGAGGCCCAGAAGAACCTGTTCTGGTTCACGCCGGTCATCGTGGGAGTCAACATCCTGTTCCTCACGCTGGGCGTGCTCATGTACCAATACGCCGCCGCTCGCGGCCTCAAGCTGGCCGAGCTGCCCCAGCTCCTCAACCTCAGAGGCACCCTCGATACCGACAAGGTTTTCCCTTTCCTGGCTACCACACAGTTCTCGCTCACGGCGGGCATCATCTTCATCCTGGGCATCATTGCCGTTACCTACGCCTCGGCCGATTCGGCCCTGACGGCTCTCACCACCTCGTTCTGCGTCGACTTTCTGAATATTCAGCAGTACCCCGAAGCCCGGCAGACGCGCCTGCGCCAGCTCACGCACCTGGGCTGGTCGGTGGTGCTCATCGTCATCATCCTCATCTTCCGCGTCCTCAATGAGCAGAGCCTGATTGATGCGGTGTATAAAGCCGCCGGCTTCACCTACGGGCCACTTTTAGGCCTGTTCGCCTTCGGCATTCTCACCGGGCGGCAGCTGCGCGACCGCCTGGTGCTGCCTACCTGCACGGCGGCCGTACTGCTCACACTGCTCATCGTGTCGCACTCCGTGGAGTGGCTGAATGGCTATAAGTTCGGCTTCGAAATCCTGCTGCTGAACGGCGCGCTGGTGTACATCGGCCTGCTGCTGATTTCGCGCCCTGGCGATACCGTACCCCAAGCCGCGAACCTGACGGCGTAA
- a CDS encoding glycerophosphodiester phosphodiesterase: MNKIRVLSAASLALFLIAMLAACTATKPVANPKLVVLGHAGSGFYTPISPFNFRPPSSWRGIRRALLRGADGVEIDLQMSRDSVVMLYHDQHLQDGSTGTGCVSERTAAEITQLRYKGGFPYDLIQKERPITFDTLLARLNRRPTFPFIHLDLHEDDQCLPPGRQHEQVPLLVRQIARTLARNHTPLDKVLFITQEGATVRLARAAMPGVRIGLEIASDEFAFGLKVAKTEKVHTVVLDADRVTPEQSAQAHAAGLKVVVFGGRSPKDLRRVLKTQPDEIEVDNVKRLLIMQGRGQ; the protein is encoded by the coding sequence ATGAATAAAATTCGCGTACTCTCCGCTGCTTCCCTGGCGCTTTTCCTGATAGCAATGCTGGCGGCCTGCACCGCCACTAAACCCGTAGCCAACCCCAAGCTGGTGGTGCTGGGCCACGCCGGCTCCGGTTTCTACACACCCATCAGCCCGTTCAATTTCCGGCCGCCGAGCAGCTGGCGCGGCATCCGGCGCGCCCTGCTGCGCGGGGCCGACGGCGTGGAAATCGACCTGCAAATGAGCCGCGATAGCGTGGTAATGCTCTACCACGACCAGCATTTGCAGGACGGCAGCACCGGCACCGGCTGCGTGAGCGAGCGCACGGCCGCCGAAATCACTCAGTTGCGCTACAAAGGCGGCTTTCCCTACGACCTCATTCAGAAGGAACGGCCCATCACCTTCGATACCCTGCTGGCCCGCCTCAACCGCCGGCCCACGTTCCCCTTCATCCACCTCGATTTGCACGAGGACGACCAGTGCCTGCCCCCCGGCCGCCAGCACGAGCAGGTGCCGCTGCTGGTGCGCCAGATTGCCCGCACCCTCGCCCGCAACCACACACCGCTGGATAAAGTCCTGTTCATCACCCAGGAAGGTGCTACCGTGCGACTGGCCCGCGCTGCCATGCCGGGCGTCCGCATCGGCCTCGAAATTGCTTCCGACGAATTTGCCTTCGGCCTGAAAGTGGCTAAAACGGAAAAGGTGCACACCGTGGTGCTCGATGCCGACCGTGTAACGCCCGAGCAAAGTGCCCAGGCTCACGCCGCCGGCCTGAAAGTGGTGGTGTTCGGCGGCCGCTCACCCAAAGACCTGCGCCGCGTACTGAAAACCCAGCCCGATGAGATTGAGGTAGATAACGTGAAGCGCCTGCTGATAATGCAGGGTCGGGGCCAGTAG
- a CDS encoding phosphatase PAP2 family protein: MTFRQFLAFTALTLPACALLIVFGDQPLARFIHGHFGGAAPFFATLTATADKIHDALMMHVVGLPIIFLALGLAFAVGRYGLKRRGATIFLILLLTHEFSMVLANVLKGTVHRLRPEVLFGTGYAGTGLWATGPHNDSFPSTHTATYFSLFWPLAVAFPKYRGPLLVLPGLIALGRLVLGAHYLSDVWFSIWLVVALTFLFGLLDSPRKTAVI; this comes from the coding sequence ATGACCTTCCGCCAGTTCCTCGCTTTCACGGCTCTCACGCTACCCGCCTGCGCCCTGCTGATAGTGTTCGGCGACCAGCCGCTGGCCCGGTTCATTCACGGGCATTTCGGCGGCGCGGCCCCGTTTTTCGCCACCCTCACGGCCACCGCCGATAAAATCCACGATGCGCTGATGATGCATGTTGTGGGCCTGCCCATCATCTTCCTGGCGTTGGGGCTGGCCTTCGCAGTGGGCCGCTATGGGCTGAAAAGACGCGGGGCCACTATCTTTCTCATCCTGTTGCTCACCCACGAGTTCAGCATGGTGCTGGCCAACGTGCTGAAGGGCACAGTGCACCGCCTGCGGCCCGAAGTGCTGTTTGGCACGGGCTACGCGGGCACGGGTCTGTGGGCCACCGGCCCGCACAATGACTCGTTCCCTTCTACGCACACTGCTACTTATTTCAGCCTGTTTTGGCCGCTGGCGGTGGCTTTTCCGAAGTATCGGGGGCCGCTGCTGGTGCTGCCGGGCCTCATTGCGCTGGGCCGGCTGGTGCTGGGCGCGCACTACCTCAGCGACGTGTGGTTTTCCATCTGGCTGGTGGTGGCGCTCACGTTTTTGTTCGGCCTGCTGGATAGTCCGCGTAAAACAGCTGTGATATAA
- a CDS encoding energy transducer TonB, which translates to MKTLFVPLALLATFTAHAQTPAAPATGQTIILKPGNMQVQRNPAANRPDRAPVYPGGEQAMGLFFLEHINYPAAAKAAGITGKVLVNATVNEDGTTSNPVVAQSLSPECDAEALRVVSLLAGWQPAMRRSRPLPVLVQLPVPFGAAGMMHVEQVKRQPVHGKRQ; encoded by the coding sequence ATGAAGACTTTATTTGTTCCCCTCGCGCTGCTGGCCACCTTCACCGCCCACGCCCAAACGCCCGCCGCGCCGGCCACCGGCCAGACCATCATATTGAAGCCCGGCAACATGCAGGTGCAGCGCAACCCCGCCGCCAACCGGCCCGACCGCGCCCCGGTGTACCCAGGCGGCGAGCAGGCCATGGGCCTGTTTTTCCTCGAACACATCAACTACCCCGCTGCGGCTAAAGCCGCCGGTATCACCGGCAAAGTACTAGTGAATGCCACGGTGAATGAGGATGGCACCACCAGCAACCCCGTAGTAGCCCAGTCGCTATCGCCCGAGTGCGACGCCGAAGCCCTGCGCGTGGTGAGCCTGCTGGCGGGCTGGCAGCCGGCCATGCGGCGCAGCCGCCCGCTGCCGGTGCTGGTGCAGTTGCCCGTGCCCTTCGGCGCGGCCGGCATGATGCACGTGGAGCAGGTGAAGCGCCAACCGGTGCACGGAAAACGTCAATAA
- a CDS encoding CocE/NonD family hydrolase: MKSTLLFALMLGATAAIPALAQQPGPAYPVWSEVEKARYATVMADTAYIQQHYKKTEHQVAMRDGVKLYTIVYAPSDADKVRYPVMLNRTPYAIGPYKSASMKKSLGPSSEMMHEGYVFVYQDVRGRYMSEGTFVDVRPEKEVHKGKTDIDEGTDTFDTIEWLLKNKQAPKSNGRVGQWGISYPGYYTATGLLARHPALKAASPQAPIADWFWDDFHHNGAFFLPHAFNFLASFGLPRPEPTPTGNPGFQHGTPDGYDFFMKMGPLKNADARYYKGQVAFWNEMMQHPNYDEYWQARDLRPHLKNLQKGTAVLTVGGFNDAEDLFGALNIYKSIEKQNPGMRNGLVMGPWVHGGWARGSGEIVGNVAYGAAPSIYYQQNIEAPFFKSYLKDGQTANLPEATVFESGTNQWRTFDAWPPRQTQEKTLYFQPGGKIGFEQPAAGSEFDQFLSDPAHPVPFTEATNVGMTREYMTDDQRFASRRPDVLTYQTDVLTAPLTLAGPIQALLQVATTGSDADWVVKIIDVYPDNTPDNPRLNPNVHLGGYQQMVRSEVMRGRFRNSFSKPEPFTPGQVTAVPFTVQDLMHTFQPGHRLMVQVQSTWFPLVDRNPQKYIDNIYNAEEADFQVATHQLYHSPAHASQLVVKVLP; this comes from the coding sequence ATGAAATCAACTCTTCTATTTGCCCTGATGCTTGGCGCGACGGCGGCCATCCCGGCGCTTGCCCAGCAGCCCGGCCCCGCGTACCCGGTATGGTCCGAGGTCGAAAAGGCCCGCTATGCTACTGTGATGGCCGATACGGCCTATATTCAGCAGCACTACAAAAAGACGGAGCACCAGGTGGCCATGCGCGATGGCGTGAAGCTCTATACCATCGTGTACGCGCCCAGCGATGCCGACAAGGTGCGCTACCCCGTCATGCTCAACCGCACGCCCTACGCCATCGGGCCCTACAAGTCGGCTAGCATGAAAAAGAGCTTGGGGCCGAGCAGCGAGATGATGCACGAGGGCTACGTCTTTGTGTATCAGGACGTGCGCGGGCGCTACATGAGCGAAGGCACCTTCGTGGATGTGCGCCCCGAAAAGGAAGTGCACAAGGGCAAAACCGACATTGACGAGGGCACCGACACCTTCGACACCATCGAGTGGCTGCTCAAGAACAAGCAGGCGCCCAAAAGCAACGGCCGCGTGGGCCAGTGGGGCATCAGCTACCCCGGCTACTACACTGCCACCGGCCTGCTGGCCCGGCACCCGGCCCTGAAAGCCGCCTCGCCCCAGGCCCCCATCGCCGACTGGTTCTGGGACGATTTCCACCACAACGGCGCGTTCTTTCTGCCCCACGCGTTCAACTTCCTGGCCAGTTTCGGCCTGCCCCGGCCCGAGCCCACGCCCACCGGCAACCCCGGCTTCCAGCACGGCACCCCCGATGGCTACGACTTCTTCATGAAGATGGGCCCGCTGAAAAACGCCGATGCCCGCTACTACAAGGGCCAGGTCGCGTTCTGGAACGAGATGATGCAGCACCCGAATTACGACGAGTACTGGCAGGCCCGCGACCTGCGGCCGCACCTCAAAAACCTGCAAAAAGGCACCGCCGTGCTCACCGTGGGCGGCTTCAACGATGCCGAGGACCTGTTCGGCGCGCTCAATATCTACAAGAGCATTGAGAAGCAAAACCCGGGCATGCGCAACGGCCTTGTGATGGGCCCCTGGGTGCACGGCGGCTGGGCGCGCGGCTCGGGCGAGATAGTGGGTAATGTGGCCTACGGGGCTGCGCCGTCCATCTATTATCAGCAGAACATCGAAGCCCCGTTCTTCAAATCCTACCTGAAGGATGGCCAGACGGCCAACCTGCCCGAAGCCACCGTGTTCGAAAGCGGCACCAACCAGTGGCGCACCTTCGATGCCTGGCCGCCCCGGCAGACGCAGGAAAAAACGCTCTACTTCCAGCCGGGCGGCAAAATCGGTTTTGAGCAGCCCGCCGCCGGCTCCGAGTTCGACCAGTTCCTGAGCGACCCGGCCCACCCCGTGCCCTTCACCGAAGCTACCAACGTGGGCATGACCCGCGAGTACATGACCGACGACCAGCGCTTCGCCAGCCGCCGCCCCGACGTGCTCACCTACCAGACCGATGTACTCACCGCGCCGCTCACCTTGGCCGGCCCCATCCAGGCGCTGCTACAAGTGGCCACCACCGGCTCCGATGCCGACTGGGTCGTGAAAATCATCGACGTGTACCCCGACAACACCCCCGACAACCCGCGCCTGAACCCCAACGTGCACCTCGGCGGCTACCAGCAAATGGTGCGCTCCGAAGTAATGCGCGGCCGCTTCCGCAACAGCTTCAGTAAGCCCGAGCCCTTCACGCCCGGCCAGGTCACCGCCGTGCCCTTCACCGTGCAGGACCTCATGCACACTTTCCAGCCCGGCCACCGGCTGATGGTGCAGGTGCAAAGCACCTGGTTTCCGCTCGTCGACCGCAACCCGCAGAAATACATCGATAATATCTACAACGCTGAAGAAGCTGATTTCCAGGTTGCCACGCACCAGTTGTACCACTCGCCCGCCCACGCCTCGCAGCTGGTGGTGAAGGTGCTGCCCTAG
- a CDS encoding SDR family NAD(P)-dependent oxidoreductase gives MNDQTALITGASSGIGFELARCFARDDYRVVLVARHLAELKEAARLLHQEFEEVEIVLLPFDLSHPETPAQLYAETTARGLQIDALVNDAGFGETGYFTDTDLTTELAIIQVNAAALVQLTKLYLRDMVARNDGRILQVGSLASFTPSPYQAVYAATKAFVLSFTEAVQHELKQQKSAVTMTVLCPPPTDTNFFQVAHAENTRAANHTVSARTVAEEGYDALMEGDARSLPTMSAKVNFFTSLVLPDSMLATIMNNQLHAAEK, from the coding sequence ATGAACGACCAAACCGCCCTGATTACCGGTGCCTCAAGTGGCATCGGTTTCGAACTGGCCCGTTGTTTTGCCCGCGACGATTATCGGGTAGTGCTCGTAGCCCGCCACCTCGCTGAGCTCAAAGAAGCGGCCCGACTGCTGCACCAGGAGTTTGAAGAAGTTGAAATTGTGCTGCTGCCCTTCGACCTCAGCCACCCCGAAACGCCCGCCCAGCTCTACGCCGAAACCACGGCGCGTGGCCTGCAAATTGACGCGCTGGTTAACGACGCCGGCTTTGGCGAAACCGGCTACTTCACCGATACCGACCTGACCACCGAGCTCGCCATCATTCAGGTAAACGCGGCGGCCCTCGTGCAGCTTACCAAGCTCTACCTGCGCGATATGGTGGCCCGCAACGACGGGCGGATTTTGCAGGTCGGCTCGCTGGCTTCCTTCACGCCCAGTCCGTACCAGGCCGTGTATGCCGCCACCAAGGCCTTTGTGCTCAGCTTCACCGAAGCGGTGCAGCACGAGCTTAAGCAGCAGAAATCGGCCGTGACCATGACCGTGCTCTGCCCGCCCCCCACCGATACCAACTTCTTCCAGGTTGCGCACGCCGAAAACACCCGCGCTGCCAACCACACCGTATCGGCACGCACCGTGGCCGAAGAGGGCTACGACGCTTTAATGGAAGGCGACGCTCGCAGCCTGCCCACCATGAGCGCCAAAGTCAACTTCTTCACCAGCCTCGTGCTTCCCGATTCCATGCTGGCTACCATCATGAACAACCAGCTGCATGCGGCGGAGAAATAG
- a CDS encoding DUF2911 domain-containing protein, with protein MSKHFASFSVAVAAAATLLAAPAAYAQIKTPAASPQSTVSQRVGLTDITITYSRPGVKARQIFGTVVLFGKRWRTGANATTSIKFSDDVTIEGKKVAAGEYGIYTIPNKTEWMVVLNKNTKLGADVDGFKDDQDVARFTIKPYKLGSKVETFTINFTDLTPATTNVAMEWEMTGAKFKVMADVESKVMAQIEEKVTKNDNPASTDLAAAAVYYYENNKDLKQALTWMEKANAAEPTKFWNLNTEAKIHLKMKDYAGATKAAEASKKAALAATPPNGEYVKMNEDLMAEAKKMGK; from the coding sequence ATGAGCAAGCACTTCGCAAGTTTCTCCGTCGCTGTTGCAGCGGCTGCTACCCTGCTGGCCGCCCCGGCCGCCTACGCCCAAATCAAGACGCCCGCTGCCAGCCCCCAAAGCACCGTTTCGCAGCGCGTGGGCCTCACGGATATCACCATCACCTACTCGCGGCCGGGCGTGAAGGCTCGGCAAATTTTCGGCACAGTGGTGCTGTTTGGCAAGCGCTGGCGCACGGGCGCAAATGCCACTACCAGCATCAAGTTCTCGGATGATGTGACGATTGAGGGCAAGAAGGTGGCGGCCGGCGAATACGGCATCTACACCATCCCGAACAAGACCGAATGGATGGTGGTGCTCAACAAAAACACCAAGCTGGGCGCCGACGTGGACGGCTTTAAGGACGACCAGGATGTGGCCCGCTTCACCATCAAGCCCTACAAGCTGGGCAGCAAGGTTGAAACGTTCACCATCAACTTCACCGACCTCACCCCCGCCACTACCAACGTGGCTATGGAGTGGGAAATGACCGGGGCCAAGTTCAAGGTAATGGCCGACGTAGAAAGCAAAGTGATGGCCCAGATTGAGGAGAAAGTCACTAAAAACGACAACCCCGCCTCGACGGACCTCGCCGCCGCTGCCGTGTACTACTACGAAAACAACAAGGACCTGAAGCAGGCCCTGACCTGGATGGAAAAAGCCAACGCCGCCGAGCCCACCAAGTTCTGGAACCTGAACACGGAAGCCAAAATTCACCTGAAAATGAAGGACTACGCCGGCGCTACGAAAGCCGCTGAGGCTTCGAAGAAAGCCGCGCTGGCCGCCACGCCGCCCAACGGCGAGTACGTGAAGATGAATGAGGATTTGATGGCAGAGGCGAAGAAAATGGGTAAGTAA